In the genome of Gallus gallus isolate bGalGal1 chromosome 21, bGalGal1.mat.broiler.GRCg7b, whole genome shotgun sequence, one region contains:
- the WNT4 gene encoding protein Wnt-4 precursor: protein MSPEYFLRSLLLIILATFSANASNWLYLAKLSSVGSISEEETCEKLKGLIQRQVQMCKRNLEVMDSVRRGAQLAIEECQYQFRNRRWNCSTLDTLPVFGKVVTQGTREAAFVYAISSAGVAFAVTRACSSGELDKCGCDRTVQGGSPQGFQWSGCSDNIAYGVAFSQSFVDVRERSKGASSNRALMNLHNNEAGRKAILNNMRVECKCHGVSGSCEFKTCWKAMPPFRKVGNVLKEKFDGATEVEQSEIGSTKVLVPKNSQFKPHTDEDLVYLDSSPDFCDHDLKNGVLGTSGRQCNKTSKAIDGCELMCCGRGFHTDEVEVVERCSCKFHWCCSVKCKPCHRVVEIHTCR from the exons ATGAGCCCGGAGTATTTCCTGCGCTCCTTGCTGCTCATCATCCTCGCCACCTTCTCGGCCAACGCCAGCAACTGGCT GTACCTGGCGAAGCTGTCTTCGGTGGGGAGCATCTCTGAGGAGGAGACCTGCGAGAAGCTGAAGGGCTTGATCCAGCGCCAGGTGCAGATGTGCAAACGGAACCTGGAGGTGATGGACTCGGTGCGGCGCGGGGCCCAGTTGGCCATCGAGGAGTGCCAGTACCAATTCCGCAACCGCCGCTGGAACTGCTCCACGCTGGACACCCTGCCTGTCTTTGGCAAGGTGGTAACACAAG GGACGCGGGAGGCAGCGTTCGTCTACGCCATCTCTTCAGCAGGGGTGGCCTTCGCCGTGACCCGAGCGTGCAGCAGCGGCGAGCTGGACAAGTGTGGATGCGACCGCACGGTGCAAGGCGGCAGCCCGCAGG GCTTCCAGTGGTCTGGCTGCTCCGATAACATTGCCTATGGCGTGGCCTTCTCACAGTCCTTTGTCGACGTCCGGGAGAGGAGCAAAGGGGCATCTTCCAACAGAGCGCTGATGAACCTCCATAACAATGAAGCGGGGCGGAAG GCGATCCTGAACAACATGCGGGTGGAGTGCAAGTGTCACGGCGTGTCAGGCTCGTGCGAGTTCAAGACGTGCTGGAAAGCCATGCCCCCCTTCCGCAAAGTGGGCAACGTGCTGAAGGAGAAATTCGACGGCGCCACTGAGGTCGAGCAGAGCGAGATCGGCTCCACCAAAGTGCTGGTGCCGAAAAACTCCCAGTTCAAACCGCACACGGACGAGGATCTCGTCTACCTGGACTCCAGTCCTGACTTCTGTGACCACGACCTCAAGAACGGGGTGCTGGGCACCAGCGGCCGGCAGTGCAACAAGACCTCCAAGGCCATCGATGGCTGCGAGCTCATGTGCTGCGGTCGGGGCTTCCATACGGACGAAGTGGAGGTGGTGGAAAGGTGCAGCTGCAAATTCCACTGGTGCTGCTCTGTCAAGTGCAAACCCTGCCATCGGGTGGTGGAAATCCACACGTGCCGGTGA